A DNA window from Shewanella baltica contains the following coding sequences:
- a CDS encoding Rsd/AlgQ family anti-sigma factor, with amino-acid sequence MLRELEKAEQKWGGSNKLIDQWLKNRRKLLVHYCQIAGLPPYGKSEKSLPSFEHVKSFCDLLVDYVSEGHFEVYDRVVNACSEYGESSKTLAQQVLPKITPTTNAALDFNDKYAETQDDLVLYQLDKDLSELAHNMETRFELEDELLEVLHRKHSEHTQ; translated from the coding sequence ATGCTGAGAGAACTCGAAAAAGCAGAACAGAAGTGGGGCGGTTCAAATAAGCTTATTGATCAATGGCTAAAAAACCGTCGAAAACTGTTAGTGCATTACTGCCAAATTGCCGGACTTCCGCCTTACGGTAAATCTGAAAAATCGCTGCCCTCGTTCGAACACGTTAAATCTTTCTGTGACTTATTAGTCGACTATGTCTCTGAAGGCCATTTCGAAGTTTACGACAGAGTCGTTAATGCCTGTAGTGAGTATGGTGAATCGAGCAAAACGCTCGCGCAACAAGTATTGCCAAAGATCACCCCAACCACGAATGCGGCATTAGATTTCAACGATAAATATGCGGAAACCCAAGATGATCTCGTTTTATATCAACTAGATAAAGATTTATCTGAGCTTGCCCATAACATGGAAACTCGCTTCGAGCTCGAAGATGAACTACTCGAAGTGCTCCACCGCAAGCATTCAGAACACACCCAGTAA
- the hemE gene encoding uroporphyrinogen decarboxylase encodes MAELKNDRYLRALLKEPVDVTPVWMMRQAGRYLPEYKATRAQAGDFMSLCKNHELACEVTLQPLRRYDLDAAILFSDILTVPDAMGLGLYFEAGEGPRFERPTDTIDAIKKLSIPDPEDELGYVMKAVSTIRRELNGAVPLIGFSGSPWTLATYMVEGGSSKTFEKIKKMAYAEPMALHMLLDKLADSVILYLNAQVANGAQSLMIFDSWGGALSHSAYREFSLHYMQKIIDGLTRFADGRKVPVTLFTKGGGLWLEAMAETGCDALGLDWTVDIADARRRVGHKVALQGNMDPSMLYAPIPRIEEEVGHILAGYGEGTGHVFNLGHGIHQHVDPEHAGAFIKAVHAQSKQYHK; translated from the coding sequence ATGGCAGAATTAAAGAATGATCGTTATTTACGCGCCCTACTAAAAGAGCCAGTGGATGTGACCCCTGTGTGGATGATGCGTCAAGCTGGCCGTTATCTTCCTGAATATAAAGCCACGCGCGCACAAGCGGGTGACTTTATGTCTTTGTGTAAAAACCACGAGCTTGCCTGTGAAGTCACGCTGCAACCTCTACGCCGATATGATCTTGATGCGGCGATTCTGTTTTCCGATATTTTAACTGTGCCTGATGCTATGGGTTTAGGTTTGTATTTTGAGGCGGGTGAAGGCCCACGTTTCGAGCGCCCTACAGACACTATCGATGCAATTAAAAAGCTATCAATCCCAGATCCAGAAGATGAGCTTGGCTATGTGATGAAAGCCGTGAGCACTATTCGCCGTGAGCTAAATGGCGCTGTACCGTTAATTGGCTTCTCTGGCTCGCCATGGACCTTAGCCACTTATATGGTTGAAGGCGGCTCGAGCAAAACCTTCGAAAAAATTAAGAAGATGGCTTACGCTGAGCCAATGGCATTACACATGCTGTTAGACAAGCTAGCTGATTCAGTGATCTTATACCTGAATGCCCAAGTCGCTAATGGCGCACAATCTTTGATGATTTTTGACTCATGGGGCGGTGCGTTATCGCACTCAGCTTATCGTGAGTTCTCTTTACATTACATGCAGAAGATTATTGATGGTCTGACACGCTTTGCCGATGGCCGTAAAGTGCCTGTGACGCTGTTTACTAAAGGCGGCGGTTTATGGTTAGAAGCCATGGCAGAAACGGGTTGTGATGCGCTCGGTTTAGATTGGACGGTAGACATTGCTGATGCCCGTCGCCGTGTAGGCCATAAAGTGGCCCTGCAAGGCAACATGGACCCTTCAATGTTGTATGCCCCTATTCCACGCATCGAAGAAGAAGTGGGCCATATCCTAGCAGGTTATGGTGAAGGTACTGGTCATGTATTTAACTTAGGCCATGGTATCCATCAGCATGTCGATCCTGAGCATGCTGGCGCCTTTATTAAGGCGGTTCACGCACAATCAAAGCAATACCATAAGTAA